TATTTATTGTTAAAAAATATTTTAAAGAACCTATATCAAAAATAATGAATAAAAGAAAAGAAAAAATAGAAACTGAACTAGTAACAGCAACTAAAAATAGAGAAGAAAGTGAACATCTTTTAAAGGAAGCTGAAACACAAATTAATTCTTCAAGAAAAGAAGCAAGTGAAATTATAAAAAACGCTCAAAGAAAAGCTGAAGAAGAAGCTCGTAATCTCATAAGTGAAGCAAGGGAAAATAGAGAAAATATAATAAAAGCCACTGAATTTGAAGTTACAAAAATGAAAAATGATGCTAAAGAAGAATTAAGTAGAGAAGTTAAAGATTTGGCTGCTGAGCTTGCTGAAAAGATTATAAAAGAAAAAGTAGATGATATTCAAGAAACTTCACTTATAGATAAATTTATATCAGAGGTAGGCGAAGATAAATGATAAAATCACAAGTTGGAAGAAGATATTCTAAAGCTATATTTGATATTGCTGAAGAAAAAAATCAGGTGAAAGAAATCTATGAACTTCTAAATTCAGCTATGGTTCTTTATAGGACTGATAAAGGGTTTAAGAATTTTATCAGAAATCCTTTAATCAACAATGAAGAAAAAAAGTTAGTTCTGAATGAAATTTTTGGAAAAGAT
This Fusobacterium animalis 7_1 DNA region includes the following protein-coding sequences:
- the atpF gene encoding F0F1 ATP synthase subunit B, with protein sequence MPIISIDATFFWQIINFFLLLFIVKKYFKEPISKIMNKRKEKIETELVTATKNREESEHLLKEAETQINSSRKEASEIIKNAQRKAEEEARNLISEARENRENIIKATEFEVTKMKNDAKEELSREVKDLAAELAEKIIKEKVDDIQETSLIDKFISEVGEDK